From Ictidomys tridecemlineatus isolate mIctTri1 chromosome 2, mIctTri1.hap1, whole genome shotgun sequence, the proteins below share one genomic window:
- the Crybb1 gene encoding beta-crystallin B1, whose protein sequence is MGGRPWSPTAHACPPPGSGKSPGGAMSQPTKASATAAVNPGPNGKGKGTPPTGPAPGPGPALAPATVPVPTAKAGDLPPGSYRLVVFEQENFQGRRVEFSGECLNLGDRGFERVRSLIVASGPWVAFEQSSFRGEMFILEKGEYPRWDTWSSSYRSDRLMSFRPIRMDSQEHKISLFEGANFKGNTVEIQEDDVPSLWVYGLCDRVGSVRVSSGTWVGYQYPGYRGYQYLLEPGDFRHWNEWGAFQPQMQAVRRLRDRQWHREGCFPVLAAEPPK, encoded by the exons ATGGGGGGTCGGCCCTGGTCACCCACAGCACACGCCTGTCCTCCACCAGGAAGTGGCAAGTCCCCAG GAGGAGCCATGTCTCAGCCCACCAAGGCCTCGGCCACCGCCGCAGTGAACCCAGGGCCCAACGGCAAGGGGAAGGGGACCCCGCCCACAGGACCAGCCCCCGGCCCCGGGCCGGCCCTGGCCCCGGCCACCGTGCCCGTGCCCACGGCCAAAGCAGGGGACCTGCCTCCTGGGAGCTACAGG CTGGTGGTCTTTGAGCAGGAGAACTTCCAGGGCCGTCGGGTGGAGTTCTCGGGGGAGTGCCTGAACCTGGGGGACCGTGGCTTTGAAAGAGTTCGCAGCCTCATCGTCGCCTCGGGACC CTGGGTGGCCTTCGAGCAGTCCAGCTTCCGTGGGGAGATGTTCATCCTGGAGAAGGGCGAGTACCCTCGCTGGGACACCTGGTCCAGCAGCTACCGGAGTGACCGGCTCATGTCTTTCCGGCCCATCAGGATG GACTCCCAGGAGCACAAGATCAGCCTGTTTGAAGGGGCCAACTTCAAGGGCAACACCGTGGAGATCCAGGAGGACGACGTGCCCAGCCTCTGGGTCTACGGCCTCTGTGACCGCGTGGGCAGCGTGAGGGTCTCCAGCGGGAC CTGGGTCGGCTACCAGTATCCAGGCTACCGCGGATACCAGTACCTCCTGGAGCCCGGCGACTTCCGCCACTGGAACGAGTGGGGCGCCTTCCAGCCGCAGATGCAGGCCGTGCGCCGCCTGCGTGACAGGCAGTGGCACCGCGAGGGCTGCTTCCCGGTGCTGGCCGCCGAGCCCCCCAAGTGA